One part of the Dyadobacter sp. 676 genome encodes these proteins:
- a CDS encoding ImmA/IrrE family metallo-endopeptidase, whose protein sequence is MKYEMTPDYHRAKGEAISLLQKFGLEKPPVNPMEIAQRLGAKVSFVEFEKKLNNISGFYDFEEDTIFVNMDEYPLRQTFTIAHELGHRILHAEWAKSSDYKVLLREDTGTTDSKEAEANTFAANLLVPRFMLDKYWEGLSATQLSELFAVSVPVIKNRISFEYGA, encoded by the coding sequence ATGAAATACGAAATGACTCCGGACTATCATAGAGCAAAAGGGGAGGCCATTAGCCTGCTGCAAAAGTTTGGACTGGAGAAGCCGCCGGTCAATCCGATGGAGATCGCCCAACGTCTCGGCGCAAAAGTCTCGTTCGTGGAGTTCGAAAAGAAACTGAACAACATATCGGGCTTTTACGATTTTGAGGAGGATACTATCTTCGTCAACATGGATGAATATCCGCTGAGGCAGACTTTTACGATTGCCCATGAACTGGGGCACAGGATATTGCATGCGGAATGGGCAAAATCGTCGGATTATAAGGTCCTTCTCCGGGAAGATACCGGCACCACGGACTCCAAAGAAGCGGAAGCGAATACTTTTGCGGCCAATCTGTTGGTTCCGAGGTTCATGCTTGACAAGTATTGGGAAGGATTGTCGGCTACCCAGCTATCGGAACTGTTCGCAGTGTCTGTTCCCGTGATTAAAAACCGCATTTCTTTTGAATATGGAGCCTAG
- a CDS encoding SusC/RagA family TonB-linked outer membrane protein — translation MSKRVQFHHALQKIMRITLYQALLSIAFGTFVHANDVRGQRVLEQKVTLRLANSEIDKALEKIESVTKVKFMYNPQIFNNQKTSYKFQDESLSEVLNKILTPHKVTYEVVQDRIILRREQAPVEENATKTAPKRNVTGKVTDETGAGLPGVSVLVKGTQRGTSTDADGKFFLDIPDGEVATAALVFSFVGYTTQEITVGNQTNIDVQLAPEAKALNEVVVTALGISKEKKALAYAVTEVKGSEFTQARENNVANALTGKIAGVNATGMSTGPGGSSRIIIRGNGSLSGNNQPLYVINGMPMDNSVPGGGNASDGNGNNTDRGDGIGGINPDDIESISVLKGGPAAALYGARASNGVILITTKKGRAQKGIGVEYNGNFSVDNLSIIPDWQYEYGQGVDGVKPADQTKAKSSGRLSFGARMDGTPVVQFDGVARPYSPQKNNLKNFYRTGTNYINSLSFTGGNETVNFRFGLNNTSSNSIVPNSSFNRRIANLNLNAFLGKKLSIETVVQYNLENGHNRPKVGYADYNPHWATYLVANTVDIRSLSPGYDPVTGKEVEWNPVPAAPNPYFVINKFKNEDQKNRFLGQANIKYDILDNLFIKGSVSRDYYNFNYEFVVPTNNAYQPLGTYEAKKISSSETNGMLTLNYSKDFSDDFNFSALVGGNMQRSVYDQTAFNGSEFTIPGFYSFTNLATSTVVPTYNKSGINSLFGSADLGYKGFAYLTLSGRQDWFSVLNSKSNSIFYPAVGGSLILSEAFKLPTVVSFAKLRGSWAQVGGANVLPYQIYQSYAMAVGGHNGRPVQQLSSSVVPNPDLKPLTSTTYEVGLEAKFLQNRLGIDVTLYNRKTTDDIVQSNIASSSGYTAALLNVGELSNKGIELLLTGTAIKQNNFTWDISYNMAYNKSKIVQLAPNLDQLSIGTGVGGGLINNVVGGTYGEVWGYNKLKDANGNIVYNTASGYAVRGNLEKLGNGTPPLTMGITNNFKYKNFSLNILIDGKFGSVVYSNLYQYAYRFGLPKETLPGRETGLTVTGVTPEGAPFSKTWKKEDIDTYYDNDKNYTGMFVFDNDFVKLRQVILSYNLPAFSILGAKLQNASVSIVGRNLALLYKDKRNKYFDPESSYTNGNAQGLEAFGVPRTRNVGVNLTVKF, via the coding sequence ATGTCAAAAAGAGTACAATTTCACCATGCTTTACAGAAAATCATGCGCATTACGCTGTATCAAGCCCTGCTCTCCATCGCGTTCGGCACTTTTGTGCATGCAAACGACGTGCGTGGACAAAGAGTGTTAGAACAAAAAGTGACTTTGCGTTTAGCCAATTCCGAGATTGACAAGGCATTGGAGAAGATTGAGAGCGTGACGAAGGTTAAATTCATGTACAATCCTCAGATCTTCAATAATCAGAAAACATCCTACAAATTCCAGGACGAATCGCTCTCCGAAGTACTCAACAAAATTCTGACCCCGCATAAAGTTACTTACGAAGTGGTCCAGGATCGCATTATCCTGCGCCGCGAACAAGCACCTGTTGAAGAAAATGCCACCAAAACCGCTCCCAAACGCAATGTAACCGGTAAAGTGACCGACGAAACAGGCGCGGGCCTACCTGGTGTGAGCGTGCTCGTAAAAGGGACGCAAAGAGGCACTTCCACCGACGCCGACGGCAAATTTTTTCTGGATATTCCCGACGGTGAAGTGGCTACTGCCGCTCTGGTTTTCAGCTTTGTAGGATACACCACGCAGGAAATCACAGTAGGTAACCAGACCAATATTGATGTACAACTGGCACCCGAGGCCAAAGCGTTGAACGAGGTGGTCGTAACGGCTCTGGGTATTTCCAAGGAGAAAAAAGCGCTCGCGTACGCAGTGACGGAGGTAAAAGGCAGCGAGTTTACACAAGCCCGTGAAAACAACGTGGCAAATGCGCTGACGGGTAAAATTGCGGGGGTTAATGCAACCGGTATGTCCACCGGTCCCGGCGGTTCCAGCCGCATTATCATCCGTGGAAACGGTTCCCTGAGCGGTAACAACCAGCCTTTGTACGTGATCAACGGTATGCCGATGGACAACAGCGTGCCGGGTGGCGGCAACGCTTCGGATGGTAACGGTAACAACACCGACCGCGGTGATGGTATCGGCGGTATCAACCCCGACGACATCGAGTCGATCAGCGTGCTTAAAGGCGGTCCGGCGGCAGCGCTTTACGGAGCCCGTGCTTCCAATGGTGTGATTTTGATTACCACCAAAAAAGGCCGCGCACAAAAAGGCATCGGCGTGGAATACAATGGTAACTTTTCGGTAGATAACCTTTCGATCATCCCCGACTGGCAGTATGAATACGGACAGGGTGTGGACGGCGTAAAACCCGCCGACCAGACGAAGGCTAAAAGCTCGGGCCGTTTGTCGTTCGGTGCGAGAATGGACGGCACGCCAGTGGTGCAGTTCGATGGTGTGGCGCGCCCGTATTCCCCACAAAAAAACAACCTGAAAAATTTTTACAGAACCGGTACCAACTACATCAACTCGCTTTCGTTCACCGGCGGTAACGAGACCGTGAACTTCCGTTTCGGATTGAACAATACCAGCTCCAACAGCATTGTGCCGAACTCTTCCTTCAATAGAAGAATCGCAAACCTGAACCTGAATGCATTTCTCGGCAAAAAACTGAGCATCGAAACGGTTGTCCAATACAACCTCGAAAACGGCCATAACCGCCCGAAAGTGGGTTATGCCGACTACAACCCGCATTGGGCTACCTATCTTGTTGCGAATACCGTCGATATCAGAAGCCTTTCTCCGGGTTACGATCCGGTGACGGGCAAAGAAGTGGAATGGAACCCGGTACCTGCCGCTCCGAACCCTTATTTCGTGATTAACAAATTCAAAAACGAGGACCAGAAAAACCGTTTTCTCGGCCAGGCCAACATCAAATACGACATCCTGGACAACCTGTTTATCAAGGGTAGCGTGAGCCGCGATTACTACAACTTCAACTACGAGTTCGTGGTGCCGACCAACAATGCGTACCAGCCGTTGGGAACCTACGAAGCGAAAAAGATATCGTCGTCCGAAACCAACGGAATGCTGACATTGAATTACTCCAAGGATTTCTCCGACGACTTCAACTTCTCGGCGCTTGTAGGCGGTAACATGCAGCGTAGCGTGTATGACCAGACGGCATTCAACGGGTCGGAATTCACCATTCCCGGCTTTTACAGCTTCACCAACCTGGCGACGTCGACGGTTGTTCCTACCTACAATAAAAGCGGTATCAACTCCTTGTTCGGTTCTGCCGACCTGGGTTACAAAGGTTTCGCTTACCTGACGCTTTCGGGCCGTCAGGACTGGTTTTCGGTCCTGAACAGCAAGAGCAACAGCATTTTCTACCCGGCCGTCGGCGGTTCGCTGATCCTTTCGGAAGCATTCAAACTGCCCACCGTGGTCAGCTTCGCGAAACTGCGCGGTTCGTGGGCACAGGTAGGCGGCGCGAACGTGCTTCCGTACCAGATCTACCAAAGCTACGCAATGGCGGTAGGCGGCCACAACGGTCGTCCAGTGCAGCAGTTGTCTTCTTCGGTTGTGCCTAACCCCGATCTGAAACCGTTGACTTCAACTACTTACGAAGTGGGTTTGGAGGCCAAATTCCTGCAAAACCGTCTGGGCATCGATGTAACGCTCTACAACCGCAAGACCACCGACGATATTGTTCAGAGCAACATCGCTTCATCGTCGGGCTACACGGCTGCCTTGCTGAACGTGGGCGAACTGAGCAACAAGGGTATCGAACTTTTGCTGACCGGCACGGCCATCAAGCAAAACAATTTTACGTGGGATATCAGCTACAATATGGCGTATAACAAAAGTAAGATCGTGCAGCTGGCTCCTAACCTCGATCAGCTCAGCATTGGTACCGGCGTTGGCGGCGGTTTGATCAACAACGTGGTAGGCGGCACCTACGGCGAGGTTTGGGGTTATAACAAACTGAAAGACGCAAACGGTAACATTGTGTACAACACTGCCAGCGGCTACGCGGTACGCGGTAATCTCGAAAAACTCGGCAATGGCACCCCTCCCTTGACAATGGGGATCACCAATAATTTCAAATACAAAAACTTCTCGCTGAATATCCTCATCGACGGTAAATTCGGAAGCGTGGTGTATTCCAACCTGTACCAGTACGCGTACCGCTTCGGTCTGCCGAAAGAAACGCTTCCCGGTCGCGAAACAGGTCTGACGGTGACCGGCGTAACCCCCGAAGGCGCGCCTTTCAGCAAAACCTGGAAGAAAGAGGATATCGATACTTACTATGACAATGACAAAAACTACACGGGAATGTTTGTCTTCGACAACGACTTCGTGAAGCTGCGCCAGGTGATTTTGAGCTACAACCTGCCTGCATTCTCGATCCTCGGCGCCAAACTGCAAAACGCTTCGGTGTCGATCGTCGGACGTAACCTTGCCTTGCTTTACAAGGACAAGCGTAACAAATACTTCGATCCGGAGTCGAGCTACACCAACGGTAACGCGCAGGGGCTGGAAGCATTCGGTGTGCCACGGACCCGCAATGTGGGTGTGAACCTGACTGTGAAGTTTTAA
- a CDS encoding SusD/RagB family nutrient-binding outer membrane lipoprotein translates to MNKFLKLSYMAVMAAFISSCDNNFEEMNVNPNASRDVVPGFLFTRTQLTTVSNNFTGGAYLTIGQSMQHFATYKEVPAAGDKYFNYTYSTGNWALFGGDPATAGAVIDIAQVIDAVKTSPDDINRLSVARIWKAYLYHRLTDLYGDIPYTEAGKALTDKNFTPKYDTQAFIYADLLKEIEESITAFDASKTTFGNADLIYGGNIGQWKKFGYSLMLRLGMRLTEVDPAMAETWVKKAIAGGVITADADLAKIDYVDGSITASRNFISAGLMSTDYVNPGGDNVEGGKFAKTLIDHLKTTHDPRLNVISIVWTKANDKAPYVADTTTALQKGMPNAAFNGLPGDFDSYSEPNPATILKYNAPLLVLTPAEMHLLLAEANLRGWYSGATAEASYNAAVTSGLKQWALFGAAGVIPDAKIAAYLKANPFNTGGTLAQKMEQIGTQKWVTLFLEDEYEIFSNWRRTGYPKLTPTNYPGNLTGGQIPTRFVIPDSEEQYNKENFYEARTRQGGTNTLSSKVWWDK, encoded by the coding sequence ATGAACAAATTCCTGAAACTATCCTATATGGCCGTCATGGCCGCCTTCATTTCGTCCTGCGATAACAACTTCGAGGAAATGAATGTAAACCCGAATGCATCCAGGGATGTCGTCCCCGGTTTCCTTTTCACGCGGACGCAGCTGACCACGGTAAGCAACAACTTCACCGGCGGCGCTTATCTGACGATCGGGCAATCGATGCAGCATTTCGCGACCTACAAGGAGGTACCTGCGGCAGGTGACAAGTATTTCAATTATACCTATTCGACCGGAAACTGGGCGTTGTTTGGCGGGGACCCCGCCACGGCCGGAGCTGTAATCGACATTGCGCAGGTGATCGACGCCGTAAAAACCTCGCCGGACGACATAAACCGGCTGTCGGTAGCACGCATCTGGAAAGCATACCTCTACCATCGCCTCACCGATCTCTATGGAGATATCCCCTACACCGAGGCCGGTAAAGCGCTGACCGATAAAAATTTCACGCCGAAATACGACACCCAGGCATTCATCTACGCGGATTTGCTGAAAGAAATCGAAGAGTCTATCACGGCCTTCGATGCCAGCAAAACCACTTTCGGCAATGCGGACCTGATTTACGGCGGCAATATAGGCCAGTGGAAAAAATTCGGGTATTCGCTGATGCTCCGCCTCGGGATGCGTCTGACGGAGGTAGATCCTGCCATGGCCGAAACCTGGGTTAAAAAAGCAATTGCCGGCGGCGTAATCACCGCCGACGCCGATTTGGCAAAGATCGATTACGTGGACGGCTCCATTACCGCGAGCCGCAACTTCATCTCCGCCGGCCTGATGAGCACCGACTATGTGAATCCCGGCGGCGACAATGTGGAGGGCGGCAAGTTTGCCAAAACGCTGATCGACCATCTGAAAACGACCCACGATCCGCGCCTTAACGTAATCTCCATCGTCTGGACAAAAGCCAACGACAAGGCGCCTTACGTTGCCGATACGACTACCGCATTGCAAAAAGGCATGCCGAATGCAGCTTTCAACGGATTGCCCGGCGATTTCGACAGCTATTCGGAGCCCAACCCGGCCACTATCCTTAAATACAACGCGCCGCTGCTCGTACTCACGCCCGCCGAAATGCACCTGTTGCTGGCGGAAGCTAACCTGAGAGGCTGGTACAGCGGCGCCACTGCCGAGGCATCCTACAATGCGGCCGTGACTTCCGGCTTGAAACAATGGGCGTTGTTTGGCGCGGCCGGTGTGATCCCGGATGCCAAAATCGCGGCTTACCTGAAAGCCAACCCGTTCAATACCGGCGGCACATTGGCGCAGAAAATGGAGCAAATCGGTACGCAGAAATGGGTGACGCTCTTTCTGGAAGACGAGTACGAAATATTCTCGAACTGGCGCCGCACCGGCTATCCCAAGCTGACCCCGACCAACTATCCCGGCAATCTCACCGGCGGGCAAATCCCGACGCGCTTCGTGATTCCGGATTCGGAAGAGCAATATAACAAGGAAAACTTCTACGAAGCACGTACGCGCCAGGGCGGTACGAACACGCTTTCAAGTAAAGTCTGGTGGGATAAATAA
- a CDS encoding FecR family protein, protein MLHYRNFLPEELAADPSFRRWVLFNNPADEAVWTEWLEHNPDKQDLVDRARNFLAAADTVFDRISDEEVANEIYRLSHAIGENHAKKSSVWLRFRPNWYHMAASVLILMFAGWWYNKQTLSQQQSDQYKVILSRIKEPLIEAVNTGNEAKLVILEDGSSVLLQPDSRITYPRRFEGRKREVFLRGEAFFEVAKNPDKPFYVYAHTLATKVLGTSFKVSAFDDQEVKVVVKTGKVSVFPMTKEAISSQHADDKLGGMVLTPNQQITFAPNELRLTRSLIPDPKLLELPIQRQSFEFKGTPISEVFAALEKSYGVKIVFDAEVMQNCYLTASLSDEPLFEKINLICKTIGAQYEQLDASIIINSKGC, encoded by the coding sequence ATGCTCCATTACCGCAATTTTCTTCCGGAGGAACTGGCCGCCGATCCATCTTTCAGACGCTGGGTGCTGTTCAACAACCCCGCCGACGAAGCCGTTTGGACCGAATGGCTCGAACATAACCCGGATAAGCAGGATCTCGTGGATCGCGCCAGAAATTTCCTGGCTGCGGCAGATACGGTATTCGACCGGATCTCGGACGAGGAAGTGGCTAATGAAATTTACCGGCTATCCCATGCAATCGGTGAAAACCATGCGAAAAAATCGTCGGTTTGGCTGCGTTTCAGGCCAAACTGGTACCACATGGCGGCTTCGGTACTAATCCTGATGTTTGCCGGCTGGTGGTACAACAAGCAAACGCTTTCGCAGCAGCAGTCGGATCAATACAAGGTGATTCTGAGCCGGATCAAAGAACCGCTGATCGAGGCGGTGAATACGGGAAACGAAGCCAAACTGGTGATCCTGGAAGACGGAAGCTCGGTCCTCCTGCAACCTGACAGCCGCATTACCTATCCCCGCCGGTTCGAGGGCCGCAAGCGCGAAGTTTTTCTGAGGGGCGAGGCATTCTTTGAAGTGGCCAAAAATCCCGACAAACCTTTTTACGTGTATGCGCATACGCTGGCTACGAAGGTATTGGGGACGAGCTTCAAAGTGAGCGCGTTCGATGACCAGGAGGTGAAAGTAGTGGTAAAAACGGGTAAGGTGTCGGTTTTCCCGATGACAAAAGAAGCTATTTCCAGTCAGCATGCCGATGACAAGCTGGGCGGGATGGTGCTGACACCCAACCAACAGATCACATTCGCTCCTAACGAGTTACGGCTAACCAGAAGCCTTATTCCGGACCCTAAACTCCTGGAATTACCTATACAACGACAGTCGTTTGAGTTCAAGGGAACGCCGATCAGCGAAGTGTTCGCGGCATTGGAAAAATCATACGGCGTGAAGATCGTCTTCGACGCGGAAGTGATGCAGAACTGCTACCTCACCGCCTCGCTGTCGGACGAACCGCTTTTCGAAAAGATCAACCTGATTTGCAAGACGATCGGCGCGCAATACGAGCAGCTCGACGCAAGCATTATCATCAACAGTAAAGGATGTTAA